A region of Gracilinanus agilis isolate LMUSP501 chromosome 3, AgileGrace, whole genome shotgun sequence DNA encodes the following proteins:
- the LOC123239429 gene encoding zinc finger protein 239-like, translating into MSVCPSITLKDLRKGTDTEVLGPAVAALSGPGALAGLCPLSPTCARRQPGRAQTGSPPTSGLHPLKDPRVAPAESPQPEGMAPGTPRPPSQGSITFKDVAVDFTQEEWSLLDPSQKELYLEVMLENVQNVLSKPYKCTQCGKAFTQRSHLDVHQRFHTGEKPYECTHCGKAFTAKNNLAKHQRIHTGEKPYGCRQCGKAFTERGSLAAHQRIHTGEKPYECTQCGKAFTQRSHLAAHQRIHTGEKPYECTHCGKAFTLRGHLAAHQRIHTGEKPYGCKQCGMAFTYWMSLAIHQRIHTGEKPYECKHCGKAFTLREHLSIHQTIHIGEKPLECKQCGKAFAERVSLAKHQRIHIGEKPYACKQCGKAFTRKCHLARHQTVHPGEKL; encoded by the exons ATGTCTGTGTGTCCGTCCATCACCTTAAAGGACCTTAGGAAAGGGACAGACACGGAAGTGCTGGGTCCGGCCGTGGCGGCTCTGTCTGGACCCGGAGCCCTGGCGGGACTTTGCCCTCTTTCCCCCACCTGTGCCCGGAGGCAGCCGGGAAGGG CACAAACAGGAAGTCCCCCCACCTCCGGGCTCCACCCCCTGAAGGACCCCCGTGTGGCCCCAGCAGAGAGCCCGCAGCCAGAGGGAATGGCCCCCGGGACCCCGAGGCCCCCCTCCCAG GGATCAATAAcgttcaaggatgtggctgtggacttcacccaggaggagtggaGCCTGTTGGACCCCTCTCAGAAAGAGCTGTACCTggaggtcatgctggagaatgtgcagaatgTACTCTCT aaaccttataaatgtacacaatgtggaaaggcttttacacagAGGAGTCATCTTGATGTACATCAGAGattccacactggagaaaaaccttatgaatgtacacactgtggaaaggcattcacagCGAAGAACAATCttgctaagcatcagagaatccacactggagagaaaccttatggatgtagacaatgtggaaaggcttttacagagAGAGgctctcttgctgcacatcagagaatccacactggagagaaaccgtatgaatgtacacaatgtggaaaggctttcacacagaggagtcatcttgctgcacatcagagaatccacactggagagaaaccttatgaatgtacacactgtggaaaggctttcacactgAGAggccatcttgctgcacatcagagaatccacactggagagaaaccttatggatgtaaacaatgtggaatgGCTTTCACATACTGGATGAGtcttgctatacatcagagaatccacactggagagaaaccttatgaatgtaaacactgtggaaaggctttcacactgAGGGAACATCTTTCCATTCATCAGACAATCCACATTGGGGAGAAACCTTtagaatgtaaacagtgtggaaaggcttttgcTGAGAGGGTctctcttgctaaacatcagagaatccacattggagagaaaccttatgcatgtaaacaatgtggaaaggctttcacacggaAGTGCCATCTTGCCAGACATCAGACAGTCCACCCTGGAGAGAAACTTTAG